One genomic window of Brevundimonas vesicularis includes the following:
- a CDS encoding amidohydrolase, with protein MRRLFAASTLALLLAAGAAQAQVDTASVDAAVQRVMPEVVAWRRDFHQHPELGFAETRSAGVIADHLRSLGLEVRTGVGKTGVIGVLRGARPGRTVALRADMDALPVQEATGLAFASTATGTYMGNTVPVAHACGHDMHMAMLMGAAEVLAGMKDRIAGTVVFVFQPAEEGAPPGEPKGGAALMIAEGALNDPKPQAIFGLHVVPGRPGSVFYRPEGFMAASDRVDIRLKGKQTHGAWPWRGVDVIAVAGQVVETVNTLTARTVDPTTTPTVFTIATINAGVRYNIIPDSATLSGTLRTFDTAQRDALVARAETAIDHVAEAYGATAEFGVKQNAALVFNDPGLSAWLAPVLTEAAGEGNVNPATPPTTVAEDFSYFQQAIPGVFYHLGASPDGVDPSQSAPNHSPEFSPNEKVLPLGVKTHVLTALRFLERS; from the coding sequence ATGCGCCGATTGTTCGCCGCCTCCACACTGGCGCTGCTGCTTGCCGCCGGCGCCGCTCAGGCTCAGGTCGATACGGCCAGCGTGGACGCCGCCGTGCAGCGCGTCATGCCCGAGGTCGTCGCGTGGCGGCGCGACTTCCACCAGCATCCCGAACTGGGCTTCGCCGAGACTCGCTCGGCCGGCGTGATCGCCGACCATCTGCGATCGCTGGGGTTGGAGGTGCGCACCGGGGTCGGCAAGACCGGGGTGATCGGCGTGCTGCGCGGCGCACGGCCGGGCCGGACGGTGGCCCTGCGCGCCGACATGGACGCCCTGCCGGTGCAGGAGGCGACGGGCCTGGCCTTCGCCTCCACCGCCACCGGGACCTATATGGGCAATACGGTTCCGGTGGCCCACGCCTGCGGCCACGATATGCATATGGCCATGCTGATGGGCGCGGCCGAGGTGCTGGCGGGGATGAAGGACCGGATCGCCGGCACGGTGGTCTTCGTCTTTCAGCCGGCGGAAGAGGGCGCGCCTCCGGGCGAACCCAAGGGCGGCGCGGCCCTGATGATCGCCGAAGGGGCGCTGAACGATCCCAAGCCCCAGGCCATCTTTGGCCTGCACGTCGTGCCGGGACGTCCGGGCAGCGTCTTCTATCGGCCGGAAGGGTTCATGGCCGCCTCCGACCGCGTGGATATCCGCCTGAAGGGCAAGCAGACGCACGGCGCCTGGCCCTGGCGCGGGGTCGATGTGATCGCGGTGGCGGGCCAGGTGGTCGAGACGGTCAACACCCTGACGGCGCGCACGGTCGATCCGACCACCACCCCGACCGTCTTCACCATCGCCACGATCAACGCCGGCGTCCGCTACAACATCATCCCCGACAGCGCGACGCTGTCAGGCACGCTGCGCACCTTCGATACGGCCCAGCGCGACGCCCTGGTCGCCCGCGCCGAGACCGCGATTGATCACGTCGCCGAAGCGTACGGCGCCACCGCCGAGTTCGGCGTCAAACAGAACGCGGCCCTGGTGTTCAACGACCCCGGCCTGTCCGCCTGGCTGGCCCCGGTCCTGACCGAGGCGGCGGGCGAAGGCAACGTCAACCCCGCCACGCCCCCGACTACGGTGGCCGAGGACTTCAGCTATTTCCAGCAGGCCATCCCCGGCGTCTTCTACCACCTGGGCGCCAGTCCCGACGGGGTGGACCCGTCCCAGTCCGCCCCGAACCATTCGCCAGAGTTTTCGCCGAACGAGAAGGTCTTGCCGCTGGGGGTGAAGACGCACGTCCTGACCGCGCTGCGGTTCTTGGAGCGGAGTTAG
- the dapE gene encoding succinyl-diaminopimelate desuccinylase — protein sequence MSRASTPVIDPVELTRDLIRIPSVTPADEGAMDVLERHLTALGFTCRRLAFEGPGGEGVHARIENLYARRGTASPNLCFAGHTDVVPTGPSDQWSSQPFNAEVRDGVLYGRGAVDMKGGIAAWVAAVSQVLADGEPTGSLSFLITGDEEGPALHGTKRVVEALAAEGEVIDACVVGEPSSSQQLGDMIKVGRRGSLNTWITVHGKQGHVAYPERAANPAPVIAKLMARLNDHVLDEGYPSFDASVPLAERDCLSVAFPPSNLEITTIDIGNPATNIIPAQATARLNIRFNPSHTGDALIDWLNREAGAMQAETGLQITLDHLCSGEAFRTEPGVFVAAVQDAVEAVAGRRPEASTTGGTSDARFIRALCPVLELGLVGQTMHQIDERVPVAELETLTAVYRRVIETVLERL from the coding sequence ATGAGCCGCGCATCAACTCCCGTTATCGATCCTGTCGAACTGACCCGCGACCTGATCCGCATTCCCTCCGTCACGCCCGCCGACGAAGGGGCGATGGATGTGCTGGAACGGCACCTGACGGCGCTGGGCTTCACCTGCCGCCGCCTGGCCTTCGAGGGACCGGGCGGCGAGGGCGTCCATGCGCGGATCGAGAACCTGTACGCCCGGCGCGGGACTGCCTCGCCCAACCTCTGTTTCGCCGGCCACACGGACGTGGTCCCGACCGGTCCGTCGGACCAGTGGTCTTCCCAACCCTTCAACGCCGAGGTCAGGGACGGCGTCCTGTACGGCCGCGGTGCGGTGGACATGAAGGGCGGGATCGCCGCCTGGGTCGCCGCCGTGTCCCAGGTGCTGGCGGACGGTGAACCCACCGGCTCCCTCTCCTTCCTGATCACCGGCGACGAGGAAGGTCCGGCGCTGCACGGCACCAAGCGCGTGGTCGAAGCGCTGGCCGCCGAGGGCGAGGTCATCGACGCCTGCGTCGTCGGCGAACCTTCGTCGTCTCAGCAGCTAGGCGACATGATCAAGGTCGGGCGGCGCGGCTCGCTGAACACCTGGATCACCGTCCACGGCAAGCAAGGCCACGTCGCCTATCCCGAGCGCGCCGCCAACCCGGCCCCGGTGATCGCGAAGCTGATGGCCCGCCTGAACGATCACGTTCTGGATGAAGGCTATCCTTCTTTTGACGCTAGCGTCCCGCTCGCGGAGCGGGACTGCTTGAGCGTGGCCTTTCCCCCGTCGAACCTCGAAATCACCACCATCGACATCGGCAATCCGGCGACCAACATCATCCCGGCCCAGGCGACGGCGCGGCTGAACATCCGCTTCAACCCAAGCCATACGGGCGATGCTTTGATCGACTGGCTGAACCGCGAGGCCGGGGCCATGCAGGCCGAGACCGGGCTGCAGATCACCCTGGACCACCTGTGTTCCGGCGAGGCCTTCCGGACCGAGCCCGGCGTCTTCGTCGCGGCGGTTCAGGACGCGGTCGAGGCCGTCGCCGGCCGCCGCCCCGAGGCCTCCACCACCGGCGGCACCTCCGACGCCCGCTTCATCCGCGCCCTGTGCCCGGTGCTGGAACTGGGCCTGGTCGGCCAGACCATGCACCAGATCGACGAACGGGTGCCGGTGGCGGAGCTGGAGACCCTGACGGCGGTCTATCGCCGGGTGATCGAGACGGTGTTAGAGCGGTTGTGA
- a CDS encoding cupin domain-containing protein has protein sequence MPKIDIDSAPTSFGTTYPEEYAGPCNPRRRWRLGDAAGLSQFGVNLLRLPDGAWSSQRHWHAEEDEFVMVVEGEVVLIEDDGETILRAGNCAGFKAGVPNGHKLENRSGREAVLLEVGTRSPTITPADYPDIDMVLHAGVDGYFHRDGSPYPKYPRRT, from the coding sequence ATGCCCAAGATCGACATCGACAGCGCGCCGACCAGCTTCGGCACCACCTATCCCGAGGAATACGCCGGCCCGTGCAACCCGCGTCGCCGCTGGCGGCTGGGCGATGCGGCGGGGCTGAGCCAGTTCGGCGTCAACCTGCTGCGCCTGCCCGACGGCGCCTGGTCCAGCCAGCGCCACTGGCACGCCGAAGAAGACGAGTTCGTCATGGTGGTCGAGGGCGAAGTGGTGCTGATCGAGGACGATGGCGAGACGATCCTGCGCGCCGGCAACTGCGCCGGGTTCAAGGCCGGCGTGCCGAACGGCCATAAGCTGGAGAACCGATCCGGCCGCGAGGCGGTTCTGCTGGAAGTCGGCACGCGCAGCCCGACAATCACCCCCGCCGACTATCCCGACATCGACATGGTGCTGCACGCCGGCGTCGACGGCTATTTCCACCGCGACGGCTCGCCCTATCCGAAATACCCAAGAAGAACGTGA
- a CDS encoding MFS transporter, which yields MVAVLAIQIQSSALLWQVYEIARRDHPIEEASLYLGLVGLCQFLPLLAFTLPAGAMADRRDRKRTVWISILVEAACAGSFLAMALHGNPPLWGLLAVAALFGAARAFLAPASQAFLPMVVGRKALPPAIAAQSIAFQTGAIAGPALGGVIVGINVPLAYAVSLGMFLLAVAAFILIRTSGKPAPQVNPLSPVDSVKEGLAYVWKTKIVLGAISLDLVVVLLAGVALLTPIFARDILHVGPQGFGLLRASFGVGAMVMAIYLSRYPIRQNGGRWMFAAVAVFGLCTITFGLSRIVWLSGLALFIGGAADMISVNVRQTLIQLATPDHMRGRVSSVSMLFIGASNELGEAYSGVMVRLLGAVGAAVFGGFGALAATGAWATMFPGLRKADNLT from the coding sequence GTGGTGGCGGTGCTGGCGATCCAGATCCAGTCGTCGGCCCTGTTGTGGCAGGTCTATGAGATCGCCCGGCGCGATCATCCGATCGAGGAGGCCAGCCTGTATCTGGGGCTGGTGGGGCTGTGTCAGTTCCTGCCTCTGCTGGCCTTCACCCTGCCGGCTGGGGCGATGGCGGATCGGCGCGACCGCAAGCGCACGGTGTGGATCTCGATCCTGGTCGAGGCGGCCTGCGCGGGGTCGTTTCTGGCCATGGCCCTGCATGGAAACCCGCCGCTGTGGGGTCTGTTGGCGGTCGCGGCCTTGTTCGGCGCGGCGCGGGCGTTCCTGGCGCCGGCCAGCCAGGCCTTCCTGCCGATGGTGGTGGGGCGCAAGGCCCTGCCGCCGGCCATCGCGGCCCAGTCCATCGCGTTTCAGACCGGCGCCATCGCCGGCCCGGCCCTGGGCGGGGTGATCGTGGGGATCAACGTGCCCCTGGCCTATGCGGTGTCGCTCGGCATGTTCCTGCTGGCCGTCGCCGCCTTCATCCTGATCCGCACCAGCGGCAAGCCGGCGCCCCAGGTCAATCCGCTTTCGCCGGTGGATTCGGTCAAGGAGGGGCTGGCCTATGTGTGGAAGACCAAGATCGTGCTGGGCGCCATTTCGCTGGATCTGGTCGTGGTGCTGCTGGCGGGCGTGGCCCTGCTGACGCCCATCTTCGCGCGCGACATCCTGCATGTCGGGCCGCAAGGGTTCGGTCTGTTGCGGGCCTCGTTCGGCGTGGGGGCCATGGTCATGGCCATCTATCTGAGCCGCTATCCGATCCGCCAGAACGGCGGGCGCTGGATGTTCGCGGCGGTGGCGGTGTTCGGCCTGTGCACCATCACCTTCGGCCTGTCGCGCATCGTCTGGCTGTCGGGCCTGGCGCTGTTCATCGGCGGGGCGGCGGACATGATCAGCGTCAATGTGCGCCAGACCCTGATCCAGCTGGCCACGCCCGATCACATGCGCGGGCGGGTGTCCTCGGTGTCCATGCTGTTCATCGGCGCCTCGAACGAACTGGGCGAGGCCTATTCCGGCGTCATGGTCCGGCTGCTGGGCGCGGTCGGCGCGGCGGTGTTCGGCGGCTTCGGCGCCCTGGCCGCGACCGGGGCCTGGGCGACGATGTTCCCGGGGCTAAGGAAGGCGGACAACCTGACGTGA
- a CDS encoding 2'-deoxycytidine 5'-triphosphate deaminase: protein MSSFQAPRPGILPAQSIETLIAAGAVTSDTPFDHDQVQPASLDLRLSDQAWRVRASFLPGRRKVEDRIADVAMHAIEITEAGVVLEKGCVYIVRLQERLKLPKGLIARANPKSSTGRVDVFVRLLTDQGASFDDVAEGYDGPLYMEVAPQTFSILVRPGTRLNQLRLKAGDPPKLETRSVGVDLQGGDIVGFRGRRHAGVVDLDHIDGHDPRDFWEPLSLRRGELLLDPGEFYILASSDDVEIPVDQAAEMTPIDPSVGEFRVHYAGFFDPGFGTDEAHGAGSKGVLEVRTHDTPFLLEHGQIVARLVYEPLTERPSRLYGESGSHYQNQGLKLSKHFKAW, encoded by the coding sequence ATGAGCTCCTTCCAAGCGCCCCGTCCCGGCATCCTGCCCGCCCAGTCCATCGAGACGTTGATCGCCGCCGGCGCCGTCACGTCCGACACGCCCTTCGACCACGACCAGGTCCAGCCGGCCAGCCTGGACCTGCGGCTGTCGGATCAGGCCTGGCGCGTGCGCGCCTCCTTCCTGCCCGGCCGGCGCAAGGTCGAGGACCGCATCGCCGACGTGGCCATGCACGCCATCGAGATCACCGAGGCGGGCGTCGTGCTGGAAAAGGGCTGCGTCTATATCGTGCGCCTTCAGGAGCGGCTGAAACTGCCGAAAGGGTTGATCGCCCGCGCCAATCCGAAAAGCTCGACCGGCCGCGTTGATGTCTTCGTGCGTCTGCTGACGGATCAGGGCGCCAGCTTCGATGACGTCGCCGAAGGCTATGACGGCCCCCTCTATATGGAAGTCGCGCCCCAGACCTTCTCCATCCTGGTCCGTCCCGGCACGCGCCTGAACCAGTTGCGGCTCAAGGCCGGCGATCCGCCCAAGCTGGAGACCCGCTCGGTCGGCGTCGATCTGCAGGGCGGCGACATCGTCGGCTTCCGCGGGCGTCGCCATGCGGGCGTGGTCGATCTGGACCACATCGACGGCCACGATCCGCGCGACTTCTGGGAGCCGCTGAGCCTGCGCCGTGGCGAACTGCTGCTGGATCCGGGCGAGTTCTACATCCTGGCCTCGTCCGACGACGTCGAAATCCCGGTCGATCAGGCCGCCGAAATGACTCCCATCGATCCGTCGGTCGGCGAATTCCGCGTCCACTACGCCGGCTTCTTCGACCCCGGCTTCGGCACCGACGAGGCGCATGGCGCGGGCTCGAAAGGCGTGTTGGAAGTCCGCACCCACGACACGCCGTTCCTGCTGGAACACGGCCAGATCGTCGCCCGCCTGGTGTACGAGCCCCTGACCGAACGCCCCAGCCGTCTGTATGGCGAAAGCGGCAGCCACTATCAGAACCAGGGCCTGAAGCTGTCGAAGCATTTCAAGGCGTGGTGA
- the apaG gene encoding Co2+/Mg2+ efflux protein ApaG, producing the protein MHDGPAYTAETNGILIRVRPSYLAGQSDPDEGRWVWAYQIEIVNLTGSTVQLMARRWTITDGHGHVEEVRGPGVVGEQPVIEPGGSYAYASGCPLGTDSGSMVGAYYMTDADGRSFEAQIPAFSLDTPDARRVLN; encoded by the coding sequence ATGCACGATGGTCCTGCCTATACCGCCGAGACGAACGGCATCCTGATCCGGGTGCGGCCCAGCTATCTGGCGGGCCAGTCGGATCCCGACGAAGGCCGCTGGGTCTGGGCCTACCAGATCGAGATCGTGAACCTGACGGGCTCGACGGTGCAGCTGATGGCGCGTCGCTGGACCATCACCGACGGCCACGGCCATGTCGAAGAGGTGCGCGGTCCCGGCGTCGTCGGCGAACAGCCGGTGATCGAGCCGGGCGGCAGCTACGCCTACGCCTCGGGCTGTCCGCTGGGCACCGACAGCGGCTCGATGGTCGGCGCCTATTATATGACGGATGCTGACGGGCGCAGTTTCGAGGCGCAGATTCCCGCGTTCTCGCTAGATACGCCGGATGCGCGGCGGGTACTGAACTGA
- a CDS encoding GcrA family cell cycle regulator produces the protein MTAGWTDDRVGALKKLWLEGQSASQIAKQLGGGVTRNAVIGKVHRLGLSGRAAPSQPARTVAATFRTARPRPAPAAPAQQPSAPRRLEAVQPKPVEPAAPVPAPIPDLPGTATVMTLGAHMCKWPIGDPSSREFSFCGRRSSEGVYCVEHARVAYQPQVRRGSKESGSDLARSLRRYI, from the coding sequence ATGACCGCAGGCTGGACCGACGACCGTGTAGGCGCGCTAAAGAAGCTCTGGCTTGAGGGCCAGTCCGCGAGCCAGATCGCCAAACAACTGGGCGGCGGGGTCACCCGCAACGCCGTGATCGGCAAGGTGCACCGTCTGGGCCTGTCGGGCCGGGCCGCCCCGTCGCAACCGGCGCGCACCGTCGCCGCGACCTTCCGCACCGCGCGTCCGCGTCCGGCGCCGGCCGCTCCGGCGCAGCAACCTTCGGCCCCGCGCCGTCTGGAGGCCGTCCAGCCCAAGCCGGTCGAACCCGCCGCGCCCGTCCCCGCCCCGATCCCGGACCTGCCGGGCACGGCGACCGTGATGACCCTGGGCGCCCACATGTGCAAATGGCCGATCGGCGACCCGTCGTCGCGCGAGTTCAGCTTCTGCGGCCGTCGCTCGTCGGAAGGCGTCTATTGCGTCGAACACGCCCGCGTCGCCTACCAACCGCAAGTCCGTCGCGGCTCCAAGGAAAGCGGCTCCGACCTGGCCCGCAGCCTGCGTCGTTACATCTAA
- a CDS encoding ABC transporter permease: MTDTPDLISTRPAGLPQPRRYPGINWIGVQTLYLREVRRFWKVGAQTVAAPVVTTLLYMLVFVVALQNARPPLHGTPFALFVAPGLIMMAMLNNAFANASSSLIQAKIMGTATDFLTPPLSPLELTLGFTLGAATRGLAVGLVTAICVLPFAPLGIANIFAIVWFALAACFIMGMTGVLAGLWSEKFDHLSAVQNFIVMPMTFLSGTFYLVENLPEPFRALSRYNPFFYLIDGFRYGFIGHAESNLTVGVIGSAVLMAVMGVVCWLVFRSGWRLKS, encoded by the coding sequence ATGACCGATACGCCCGATCTGATCTCCACCCGGCCTGCCGGCCTGCCGCAGCCGCGTCGCTATCCGGGGATCAACTGGATCGGGGTGCAGACCCTGTATCTGCGCGAGGTGCGTCGCTTCTGGAAGGTGGGCGCCCAGACGGTGGCGGCGCCGGTGGTCACGACGCTGCTCTATATGCTGGTGTTCGTGGTGGCGCTTCAGAACGCGCGGCCGCCGCTGCACGGCACGCCATTCGCCCTGTTCGTCGCGCCCGGCCTGATCATGATGGCCATGTTGAACAATGCCTTCGCCAACGCCTCGTCCAGCCTGATCCAGGCCAAGATCATGGGTACCGCGACCGACTTCCTGACCCCGCCGCTCAGCCCGCTTGAGCTGACGCTGGGCTTTACGCTGGGCGCCGCGACGCGCGGCCTGGCGGTCGGTCTGGTGACGGCGATCTGCGTGCTGCCGTTCGCGCCTCTGGGCATCGCCAATATCTTCGCCATCGTCTGGTTCGCCCTGGCCGCCTGTTTCATCATGGGCATGACCGGGGTGTTGGCGGGGTTGTGGAGCGAGAAGTTCGACCACCTGTCGGCGGTTCAGAACTTCATCGTCATGCCGATGACCTTCCTGTCGGGGACCTTCTATCTGGTCGAGAACCTGCCCGAGCCGTTCCGGGCGCTGAGCCGCTACAACCCCTTCTTCTATCTGATCGACGGCTTCCGTTACGGCTTCATCGGCCATGCCGAGAGCAATCTGACGGTCGGCGTCATAGGGTCGGCCGTGCTGATGGCCGTCATGGGCGTGGTCTGCTGGCTGGTGTTCCGCTCGGGCTGGCGTCTTAAGAGCTAG
- a CDS encoding M28 family metallopeptidase has protein sequence MLFRSLVAATALFAATSAFGPAFAQEATPQAGDRPDIAAGAAQFIKPTNAERTQVLVGFLTTLGFTPEIQTFEGGNQATGPMEGANVVVTVGEGDKDIVLTAHYDAVKLRDGTLSQGIVDNVGSVMAMMEAAKTLDMALEGQSVAHRFVFVFTDQEELGLLGAKAFLEKHGKDRIAAVINADVAAYGQTVMYGENNGPQSAFVLETLRGLCAERGFDCMPYPTYPPSDDRAFSAAGVPVVSMGTQDPVGAHQMWLAFNGGKDNGLKEGFVPPVFQRIHSTEDKLSHLKGVDVARFGLFIADLGLALDKKLVEIQAKDAAVAAETAPAAPVTTPGGE, from the coding sequence ATGCTGTTTCGTTCGCTCGTCGCCGCCACGGCCCTGTTCGCCGCCACATCCGCTTTTGGTCCCGCCTTCGCTCAGGAAGCGACGCCCCAGGCCGGCGATCGCCCCGATATCGCCGCCGGCGCCGCACAGTTCATCAAGCCCACCAACGCCGAGCGGACCCAGGTTCTGGTCGGTTTCCTGACGACGCTGGGCTTCACGCCCGAAATCCAGACCTTCGAGGGCGGCAACCAGGCCACCGGCCCGATGGAAGGCGCCAATGTCGTCGTCACGGTGGGCGAGGGCGACAAGGATATCGTGCTGACCGCCCACTATGACGCGGTGAAGCTGCGCGACGGAACCCTGTCGCAGGGCATCGTCGACAACGTCGGCTCGGTCATGGCGATGATGGAGGCGGCCAAGACGCTGGACATGGCGCTGGAAGGCCAGTCGGTCGCCCACCGCTTCGTCTTCGTCTTCACCGACCAGGAAGAGCTGGGCCTTCTGGGCGCCAAGGCCTTTCTTGAGAAACACGGCAAGGACCGGATTGCCGCCGTCATCAACGCCGATGTCGCCGCCTATGGTCAGACGGTCATGTACGGCGAAAACAATGGGCCGCAGTCGGCCTTCGTGCTGGAGACGCTGCGCGGCCTGTGCGCCGAACGCGGCTTCGACTGCATGCCCTATCCGACCTATCCGCCCAGCGACGACCGCGCCTTCTCGGCCGCGGGCGTGCCGGTGGTGTCGATGGGCACCCAGGATCCGGTCGGCGCCCACCAGATGTGGCTGGCCTTCAACGGCGGCAAGGACAACGGTTTGAAGGAGGGCTTCGTCCCGCCCGTCTTCCAGCGCATCCACTCGACCGAAGACAAGCTGTCGCATCTGAAGGGCGTCGACGTCGCCCGTTTCGGCCTGTTCATCGCCGACCTGGGCCTGGCGCTGGACAAGAAGCTGGTCGAAATCCAGGCCAAGGACGCGGCCGTCGCCGCCGAAACGGCGCCGGCGGCCCCGGTGACGACGCCCGGGGGCGAGTGA
- a CDS encoding YcxB family protein, which yields MTTVIEVRGVQPTPKEGRAAVKAWPIVRRWANLPVFFLGGAMLATIAVCIGLPLERTGWIVGLQLVGLYGVIGLSALAHYRVMAASRRSPIAQKPTDWRIDDSGLALSGADFDTRIGWRNLVAVVEEKDRLIFAASPNTNFILPLRVMETDQRQALRVLIADVRARGVLGAGVD from the coding sequence GTGACGACGGTCATCGAGGTTCGCGGCGTCCAGCCGACGCCGAAGGAAGGTCGCGCGGCCGTCAAGGCGTGGCCCATCGTCCGGCGCTGGGCGAACCTGCCCGTGTTCTTTCTGGGCGGCGCCATGCTGGCGACCATCGCCGTCTGCATTGGTTTGCCCCTGGAGCGGACGGGCTGGATCGTCGGCCTTCAGTTGGTCGGGCTGTACGGTGTTATCGGGCTGTCGGCCCTGGCGCATTACAGGGTCATGGCGGCGTCGCGCCGGTCCCCGATCGCGCAGAAGCCAACCGACTGGCGCATCGATGACAGCGGTCTGGCGCTGTCGGGGGCGGATTTCGACACCCGCATCGGCTGGCGCAATCTGGTCGCGGTGGTGGAGGAAAAGGATCGCCTGATCTTCGCGGCCTCGCCCAACACCAACTTCATTTTGCCCCTGCGCGTGATGGAGACGGATCAACGGCAGGCGTTGCGCGTCTTGATCGCCGATGTGAGAGCGCGAGGCGTCCTCGGCGCCGGTGTTGACTAA
- a CDS encoding aspartate aminotransferase family protein: protein MGVYNRAPLEVERGRGARLWATDGTEYLDCVAGISTNGLGHAHPELVQAVKDQAEKLWHVSNIFRIPGQEALADALCQCSFADVVFFTNSGTEAVECALKTARKYHSANGAPERIDIYGFDGSFHGRTYGAINAAANPSYTEGFGPPMQGFHQLKWGDHEAIKTAIANPTTAAIIVEPVQGEGGCRAMPEQCLRGLRELCDEHGVLIIFDEVQCGMGRTGKLWAHEWAGMAPDIMAVAKALGGGFPIGACLASAKAAKGMTVGVHGSTFGGNPLAMAVGQKALSLINSPETLNNVNEVAGYLKQQFAGLQERFPDVIADVRGKGLLIGIKMVPNNREFMALARDTQQLLIAGGGDNCVRLLPPLNLTLDEAREAVARFEAACEVAREKLAA, encoded by the coding sequence ATGGGTGTCTACAATCGCGCGCCGCTGGAAGTGGAACGCGGCCGAGGCGCGCGTCTGTGGGCGACCGACGGGACCGAATATCTCGACTGCGTCGCCGGCATCTCGACCAACGGCCTGGGCCACGCCCACCCCGAACTGGTCCAGGCGGTCAAGGATCAAGCCGAGAAGCTGTGGCACGTCTCCAACATCTTTCGCATCCCGGGTCAGGAAGCGCTGGCTGACGCCCTGTGCCAATGCAGCTTCGCCGACGTGGTGTTCTTCACCAACTCGGGCACCGAAGCCGTCGAATGCGCGCTGAAGACGGCGCGCAAATACCACTCGGCCAACGGCGCGCCTGAGCGGATCGACATCTACGGCTTCGACGGCTCGTTCCACGGTCGGACCTATGGCGCGATCAACGCCGCTGCCAACCCCAGCTATACCGAGGGCTTCGGCCCGCCGATGCAGGGCTTCCACCAGCTGAAGTGGGGCGACCACGAGGCGATCAAGACCGCCATCGCCAACCCCACGACCGCCGCCATCATCGTCGAGCCCGTACAGGGCGAGGGCGGCTGCCGCGCCATGCCCGAACAGTGCCTGCGGGGGCTGCGTGAGCTGTGCGACGAACACGGCGTCCTGATCATCTTCGACGAGGTCCAGTGCGGCATGGGCCGGACCGGCAAGCTGTGGGCCCATGAATGGGCGGGTATGGCGCCGGACATCATGGCGGTGGCCAAGGCCCTGGGCGGGGGCTTTCCCATCGGCGCCTGCCTGGCCTCGGCCAAGGCGGCCAAGGGCATGACGGTCGGGGTTCACGGCTCGACCTTCGGCGGCAATCCCCTGGCCATGGCCGTGGGCCAGAAGGCGCTGAGCCTGATCAACAGCCCCGAGACGCTGAACAACGTCAACGAGGTCGCCGGCTATCTGAAGCAGCAGTTCGCGGGCCTTCAGGAACGTTTCCCCGATGTCATCGCCGACGTGCGCGGCAAGGGGCTTCTGATCGGCATCAAGATGGTGCCGAACAATCGCGAGTTCATGGCCCTGGCGCGCGACACGCAGCAGCTGCTGATCGCCGGCGGCGGCGACAACTGCGTGCGCCTGCTGCCGCCGCTGAACTTGACGCTGGACGAGGCCCGCGAAGCCGTGGCCCGTTTCGAAGCGGCCTGCGAGGTCGCCCGCGAAAAGCTGGCGGCCTGA
- the argF gene encoding ornithine carbamoyltransferase: MVRHFLDIHRLDAADLRGILDDAHARKAARKGWPQGRADADAPGKDRVLAMIFEKNSTRTRFSFDAAIRQLGGSSIIATASDMQLGRGEPVEDTARVLSRMVDAVMIRANDHEDVERFARVSTVPVVNGLTDRSHPCQILADLQTIEEHRGPIAGKTIAWIGDGNNVCHSFMHAAPKFGFHLNVACPAEYHPDLRDLAKGGDAVTLTSDPREAVKGADVVVTDTWVSMGDQDYEARLSAFEHYGVDEALMDLADPEAVFLHCLPAHRGEEVTDAVIDGPRSLVWDEAENRIHAQKAVLAWCFGG, from the coding sequence ATGGTCCGGCACTTCCTCGACATCCACCGGCTGGACGCGGCGGACCTGCGCGGCATCCTGGACGACGCCCATGCCCGCAAGGCCGCCCGCAAGGGCTGGCCCCAGGGGCGCGCCGACGCCGATGCGCCGGGCAAGGACCGCGTCCTGGCGATGATCTTCGAGAAGAACTCGACCCGCACGCGATTCAGCTTCGACGCGGCGATCCGCCAGTTGGGCGGCTCGTCCATCATCGCCACGGCCTCCGACATGCAGTTGGGCCGCGGCGAGCCGGTGGAGGACACCGCCCGCGTCCTGTCGCGCATGGTCGATGCGGTGATGATCCGCGCCAACGATCACGAGGATGTCGAGCGCTTCGCCCGCGTTTCGACCGTGCCGGTGGTCAACGGCCTGACCGACCGGTCGCACCCGTGCCAGATCCTGGCCGATCTGCAGACGATCGAAGAGCATCGCGGACCGATCGCCGGCAAGACGATCGCCTGGATCGGCGACGGCAACAACGTCTGCCACAGCTTCATGCACGCGGCGCCCAAGTTCGGCTTCCATCTGAACGTCGCCTGCCCGGCGGAATACCACCCGGACCTTCGCGACCTGGCCAAGGGCGGCGACGCCGTCACCCTGACCAGCGATCCGCGCGAGGCGGTCAAGGGCGCCGACGTCGTCGTCACCGACACCTGGGTGTCCATGGGGGATCAGGACTATGAGGCGCGGCTTTCGGCGTTCGAACATTACGGCGTCGACGAAGCCCTCATGGATCTCGCCGATCCCGAAGCGGTCTTCCTGCATTGCCTTCCCGCCCACCGTGGCGAGGAAGTCACCGACGCCGTCATCGACGGGCCGCGCTCTCTGGTCTGGGACGAAGCCGAAAACCGCATCCACGCCCAGAAGGCCGTTCTGGCCTGGTGCTTCGGCGGCTGA